The genomic stretch TGCCATTGCTGCCTCTGCTCATTGTGCTCGCCGCCATTGACCTTGAGAAACTGGGAATCCCCGCACAAATCGCATATCACAGGGATATCGGTCTTTATAAGATTATCGTTATCGTCAGCCTGGTTGGATGGACCGGCGTGGCAAGACTGGTCAGGGGATCAGTACTGACACTTCGAGAACAGCCCTATGTACAGGCTGCTGTCGCAATGGGTGTGCGAAGCCGACGGATCGTACTGATCCATATTCTTCCGGGTCTGGCGTCACCGATAATCGTCGCCACCACACTGTCAGTCGGAAATATCATTCTGTTCGAATCAATCCTCAGTTTTCTCGGTCTCGGCATAAATCCGCCGACACCAAGCTGGGGCAACATGCTGACCAACGCGCAGGAACTGATCTGGGAGGCGCCGACACTGGCGTTCTTTCCGGGAGTCTTGATTTTCCTGACGGTGATCTCTTTCAATTTTCTCGGCGATGGCCTTCAGGATGCCCTGGCCCCCAGATCAAGAAACCGCTAACCGAGTTGGGCGTGTTGTCGATAACTCTCGAATCGCACGACCTTGCCTTGAGTCGTCTGGAAAACGCAGGTCAACAAAGAATGTCAACTGCTTCAGCCATTGACGTGACCGTAAAGTCAGGTTGATAATCTTTCACCCACGTCTCACTGTATCTGCGCATCCACATCGTCTGTAGTCCCGCATTCCTTGCCCCATCGATATCCGAATCTGGACTATCGCCGATGTGTAAGGTTTCCCTAGGTTGGGTTTTGGCGATTTCGCAGGCTTTGAGGAAGCCCGCCTGATGAGGTTTCATGACTCCTACATCAGCTGCATACACACAACCAACAAAATAATCTCGAATGCCGACTTTCTCTAAGTCTGAATTGCCGTCGGACAGGGAAACCAAAGGATACCTGCCGTGCAAAATTTTGAGTGCACTCAGCGAATCTGGATACAGAGTCAGTTGATTTCTGTCATGCAGAAACCGTTGCATCAGTGCATCCACTCCGTCAAGGCCATAGTCGCATGCTGTCAACATGCGGGTGAATACCTGCCGTCGAACTTCCGTAAGGTCATGTCGGATTTGTGGCATGCTTTCAAAAATGTCCTGGCGTAAATCTTGTATTTGCCGAACCGAATACCGCTCGGTTACATTCGGATAGATCTGCCTGAGCAACGCATAACTGTTCGCTTCTGCCCGCTCAAGTGTCGGCATAAGATCCCAAAGCGTATTGTCCAAGTCGAGGGTTATTGCCCGAATCTCATTCATTGTGTTTACCGCTCAAGAAAGTTCGAAAAGTGGATGGCAGTTGGTGATCGCAGGTCAGCATCCGTGCCCAATTCTGTCAGCCTTGCTTTTTGGAAAATATATTCTAATGGCAAAAAAACGAGTTCCCTATCTTGCAGGTCATCCCAATAACGCTCCACAATACGAGCCGAAGGGGCTGCATAGGCTATCGGCCTTAATGGCGCGGGCTGATGCCTGGCATCGATTTTCCCAATTGGTTGTGATAGCTGAGAAGTCCCTGCGGTGCGAGTCAGGAAGGAGCCTTATAGTGAATGCACGTTACTATGCATTTCTTGCAGGACTTATAGGCCTCATATCATCATTCGGCGAATCTTGATGATTCAGTCGCGTTTTGAATTGCAGCATGCGTTTTAGGACGCTCTGTAACCTGCTTCAAGAAATGCTGAATTGCGAGACGTTCGGGAACTTTGGGATGGGTGATCACAAAAATGTCCAGTGTAAGCGTATCAATTTTATCGGTCAATGGCCACAATTGACTGGCGCTAACCTCCCTTTCCGTAAAGCCCTCCGGTAAAAAACAGATTCCCGAGCCCGCAAGAGTTAAACGTTTTGCCTCTTCCAGATTGGAAGATATCCCACCGATATGGTGCCCTAGTTTGTGCTTCATTCTGAATTTGGTCAATTGCTCCGGCTCGTCATCTCCTGTGAGCACGAATTTCTCTTTCGACAGCCTGTCAATGTTTCTGATTCTTGTTCCAAACAGTGAGTGTTCCGAATTGCAATATGCTCGATGCGTTTCCCGAAACAACAATTCGTAATGCAATTCGTCGTGCTTCGTGCTGATCGGCGCTATTCCGATATCAATACTGCCGCGAAGTATCGTTTTTGAAATGGCTTCCCAAGCCACAATTTCGATTTCCAATTCCACATCCGGATACAACCGAATATATCGGTTCAGAATTTTATCCAAAGGCGCACAAACGATATTGCTCACCATCTGTATTTTGAGGAGTCCATGAACATTCTCCGAAAATTTATCCATGTTTTTGGGAATGCTGTCGACTCGACTAAACATTGGACGGCACTGCTCGAACAACAGTTGTCCCTCATCTGTCAGTCCAAATCCGCCCGGACCTCTAAAACACAATCTGACACCGAGCTCCGCCTCGAGCTTAAGGAGCGCATAGCTGATCGTTGACTGCTTTTTGGATAAGCTTATAGATGCAGCTGTTACCCCTTTCGAAATCACGATTTCATGAAAAACCTTGAGAAGATTCCAGTCTAGGGAACTGGCAAACTTAGCGTGAGATATTGTCATAGGCTGATAAAACGAAAACCAAGTTTTCACCCTCGAACAATCCGGGAATGCCCGGTGAATTCATTGTGAGATTCAGCACCTGGCGGAGTTCGAATGCCACTTCAACCGTCAGTCCAGTCTGTCAGACCTGATTCCGAGACTCGCCTGCCTTGCCTTGAGAACACCGCCCATGTCTGAAAAACTCCTGAAACATGGCTTACGTGAAGTGGTAATTTGGAAATGATTTGATCGTCCACAATAGAAGCCAGAATTTGAGCTGAAATCTCCAATGTTCAAATTCTAGGTAAACATAGATTATATCTATGAATTAAATATATGAATGGGCATTTACATGCCGAAATATTTATGTTAATAATGCGACAATTCTCAAATTTTTTTCGAAAAGACCAACCAGACGAAGGTGCCGTTATGAAATTACTGAATAAGGCAATCATGCTGATGGTTACGTTTGGCTTTTGTGTTGTCGCTGCAACCAGTTACGCAAACGAAAAAGTAAACATTGCCATCATTTCTTTTTCACCCTACGCCCCCTGGTATATTGTTCAGGAAAAAGGGATGGCTAAGGGTATTGACTTATCTGTTCGAATCATTGAAGACATCACCGCCAAAAACGCGGCCATTTCGGGCACTGACCTACAGTGCATGATGAACACTCTTGACTCTTTGGTCGTTGCCGCTGCTGCCGATGTTCCGGTGAAGGTCATAGCTATTCCAGCCATGTCATACGGATTGGATGAAATGGTAGTCAGTGAACAAATCCACTCTGTAAACGATTTCCCCGGCAAAAGATTCGGGGCAGACTATGCATTTCTGAATCACATGTGGATGTTGCTGACCCTGAAGAAGGCCGGCATACCGTTTGACCAATTGGACCATACCGTTCTCCTTCCTCAGGACAGCGCTGCATCGTTCGTTAGCGGTGCTCTGGATATTGATGTGAACTACATCCCTTTTTCCAGGCAGTCCCTGAGGCGACCCGGGTCCCATGTCCTCAAAACAAGCCTGTCTGACAAGACTTGGGAACGTGGACTGATATCAGAATCCATCGCATGCAACAGTAAATGGCTGGCAGAAAAGCCCGAAGTTGCCAAAGAGCTTTTGCGCGCCTGGTTTGAAGCTGTTGACTGGTGGAAAAGTAATCCGGAAGAAGGGAATGACATTATCGCCAAAGGCCTTGATTGGCCAATAAGCGATGTAAAGGAAACCCAGTATGGCGCAGTGATGCTCAACGCATCTCAAAATCTCGGGGCTTTTGGTCTGGGCGGTGCGCCTCTTTGCGCAAGCTTGCCGCAAAACATTGTAGAAGCGCCTGCCAAACCAAGTGGCTGGGGTCAAGAATTATTCGATGGCGCACCCGACTGTGCTGAAGGTTACGCGTTGCAAACATGGGATCTGTTTGGTGATGTATATATTGAGGCAGATGTGATGTCTACCAAAACCTCCCCGTCGGAGGGCATAGAAACTTCAATATTGCAATCGCTGGCAGATGATGGAATTGTTGACATATATAATTCCAATCAGTGGATTGGGCGACTCGGCACAGACTAGAGCCTTCTCGTAAGTGAACCCTTGTGGCAGCATTCCAATCCCTCAGTAGAAAAACGATCGGAGGCCTTTATGCCGCACGGCCTAATCGGCACTCAGTGGGTGCTGGTCAAATCAGCAGTTGCGTCATTGCCTCGGCAGACGCATGGCTGAAGACTGCTTAGATCAGGTTCGTGGGAATATTTCGAACTGAATCCTATTGTTTACATACTGAAGTACA from Acidiferrobacterales bacterium encodes the following:
- a CDS encoding LysR family transcriptional regulator encodes the protein MKTWFSFYQPMTISHAKFASSLDWNLLKVFHEIVISKGVTAASISLSKKQSTISYALLKLEAELGVRLCFRGPGGFGLTDEGQLLFEQCRPMFSRVDSIPKNMDKFSENVHGLLKIQMVSNIVCAPLDKILNRYIRLYPDVELEIEIVAWEAISKTILRGSIDIGIAPISTKHDELHYELLFRETHRAYCNSEHSLFGTRIRNIDRLSKEKFVLTGDDEPEQLTKFRMKHKLGHHIGGISSNLEEAKRLTLAGSGICFLPEGFTEREVSASQLWPLTDKIDTLTLDIFVITHPKVPERLAIQHFLKQVTERPKTHAAIQNATESSRFAE
- a CDS encoding ABC transporter substrate-binding protein, which produces MKLLNKAIMLMVTFGFCVVAATSYANEKVNIAIISFSPYAPWYIVQEKGMAKGIDLSVRIIEDITAKNAAISGTDLQCMMNTLDSLVVAAAADVPVKVIAIPAMSYGLDEMVVSEQIHSVNDFPGKRFGADYAFLNHMWMLLTLKKAGIPFDQLDHTVLLPQDSAASFVSGALDIDVNYIPFSRQSLRRPGSHVLKTSLSDKTWERGLISESIACNSKWLAEKPEVAKELLRAWFEAVDWWKSNPEEGNDIIAKGLDWPISDVKETQYGAVMLNASQNLGAFGLGGAPLCASLPQNIVEAPAKPSGWGQELFDGAPDCAEGYALQTWDLFGDVYIEADVMSTKTSPSEGIETSILQSLADDGIVDIYNSNQWIGRLGTD
- a CDS encoding HAD family hydrolase, with product MNEIRAITLDLDNTLWDLMPTLERAEANSYALLRQIYPNVTERYSVRQIQDLRQDIFESMPQIRHDLTEVRRQVFTRMLTACDYGLDGVDALMQRFLHDRNQLTLYPDSLSALKILHGRYPLVSLSDGNSDLEKVGIRDYFVGCVYAADVGVMKPHQAGFLKACEIAKTQPRETLHIGDSPDSDIDGARNAGLQTMWMRRYSETWVKDYQPDFTVTSMAEAVDILC
- a CDS encoding ABC transporter permease, which codes for MNAQSRFIRNLLHHRLAMVSFVLLVILVSFTLSAPLFELLLDTEMSAVDLFARFQPFSLEHPLGTDDLGRDLLVRLAYGGRISLIVGFTAAIFAAIIGTAVGLIAGYRGGWLDSFLMRATDSVIALPLLPLLIVLAAIDLEKLGIPAQIAYHRDIGLYKIIVIVSLVGWTGVARLVRGSVLTLREQPYVQAAVAMGVRSRRIVLIHILPGLASPIIVATTLSVGNIILFESILSFLGLGINPPTPSWGNMLTNAQELIWEAPTLAFFPGVLIFLTVISFNFLGDGLQDALAPRSRNR